CAAACTTCGATAAGTGACCTAACACAATTGACTCTTATTATTGGAGCTTTTTGTCCATTTCATGATGATTCACCTATCTCTAAGTTAAATGGTAGACTAAGCACACATATCTAATGAGTTTGGTTTGCAGCGAGCTTGTTCGATCTGGAAAAGACATAGAAAGTGCGTACTGGGAACTTGTGGTGAAAGATATCCAAGATGCATGCAAACTGTTTGAGTCAATTTATGATCAAACAGATGGGGGTGATGGATATGTTTCTGTCGAAGTTTCACCCAGGCTTGCTGATGATTCTGAGAACACAATAGAGGCTGCTAAATGGCTTCATCGATGGGTTGATCGTCCTAATGTCTATATAAAAATTCCCGCCACAGCTTCGTGTATCCCTTCCATTAAGGAAGTCATTGCACGAGGAATAAGTGTTAACGTGACAGTAAGATCATTCTCTGCATTCCTTTATTGGACTGAATTACTGATAAGGACTTTTTGGGACTTTTGCTTTAAAATGAAGTTTTTGGGACACTAACGTGCCGCAAGATGATGTAGTATTCATATGTCGTGCTGCTACTGCAGATGCAGACACATACTTGATCTCATTCCTTTGATGAAGCTAAATTTTTTGCCTTTTTAtgaaaacatgaaacacatttctaatttatacaagaattatttttaaaactcttaattaaactatttaaaaaattaagaaagAGAATATATACATTAAAACTTGTTTGTGAAAGGAAAGTATatcttaataaaattaaatttgttgCTGAGTGATActttagaaaaatatattatcccTGTTAATAATAATTTGATGTTATATACCAATGATATATCATATTCTGCTTGTaatgatgaatttgaaattctttGACTTGTTTGGACGAACAAAGTTCAAGTGATTTCAAATGCATTTTATATTAGGTTAAAAAATTTCAGTAGTAATTGCGATGGACTTCAAATACACCCAAAATATGTATAATTTCATGTATAATTTCAAATACATTCCTTAAATCTTTCCTCAAATCAGATATCTTCTTCAGTTCAAATCCATCAATGCTAATGCAACCTTAGAGAATACATATATATGAGATACTAAAGATTATTAGATTTGAAGTTGTGAAGGGGAGTAGGAAATATAATTTATCAAATTCACCCTCTGGCACATATGGTGTGATGAAAGTTAGTGTTAGATTATAGATAGTAATGGATGTTCAGACCTTTATATTAATCTTAGATGCTGATATTGATCATGTCAACATGTGCAGCTGATATTCTCGCTTGCTAGATATGAAGCAGTGATTGATGCTTACCTGGACGGTCTCGAGGCGTCTGGGCTCAGCGATCTTTCCCGAGTGACAAGTGTTGCTTCTTTCTTTGTTAGTCGAGTTGATACCCTAGTTGACAAGATGCTGGAGAAAATTGGAACACCTGAGGCACTTGATCTCAGAGGGAAGGTAATCAATATTAATTGGAGTACAGGAGTCTCTTGGAACCTGTGTCATGaagtatattattttatttgacaGGCTGCGAATGCTCAAGCAACTCTCGCCTACCAGCTATACCAGAAGAAATTCTCTGGTACAAGATGGGACTCTCTGGTAAAGAAAGGAGCCAAAAAGCAGAGGCTTCTGTGGGCCTCAACTAGTGTTAAGAATCCAGCTTATCCGGACACTCTATATGTGGCTCCTCTCATTGGACCAGACACTGTCAGCCATCTTATCCTTTTATTCTGTCTACTAGAAGAGGGTATCATTTTTGACTTCATTTGATATTATGGTACTTATTAATTATAGGTGTCCACCATGCCTGATCAAGCACTCCAAGCATTTATTCATCATGGTTCTGTGGCAAGGACAATTGACTCTAAAGTGTCCGAAGCTGAAGGTATATATGGTGCCCTCGAGAAGTTGGGAATCGACTGGGGCTATGTTGGTTCGCAGCTTGAGCTGGAAGGAGTGGATGCCTTTAAGAAGAGCTTCGATAGCTTGCTTGACATCCTGCAAGAGAAAGCAAATTCTCTTAAACTAGTCGGTCTCTGAATCCGTTTGGTTTCTGAAGCGTTGTGTACTGAATAAAGTGAGGCTTCCAGCCTGGGTTGGAATTATTGCAAGTGTTGTTATGTGTAAACGACTGTTACCTGAGAACATATTACAGTTTTCGGAGTGTGACTGATGCGTGTTATTTTTTTAAGGTAATCATTTTCCTAAAATGTCGAAAATATTTGTAGAGTGGTGTGTATCTTTGGGTTGATCATCAAATTTATGGTCAGTttcaaacttaaaaaaaaaaaaaaaactcatcaAATATATTGAAATACATTACATAAGttcatttttcaaattaaaaagaaaTGCCCCGCACCATAACTTTTCCTTTAATATACACTACCATGACATTCCAGTCACTCTAGGGCGAACGGTTAATAACTTCCCGTCTTCAAACATAACTTTCTCATCATTCTCTATTTCTTCAAATGTTTGTTTGAGTTTCCTAATCATTTAAATTTTCCATAATTACTCTCAATCTTTATAATTATGGTACATAACATTGTTATACATATCGAACATGTTCTTAAAGACATATATAGTCCAAAGACATGCAACTACACAAGATTTCAGCCTATATATCATTAGGGGTGAGCattcggtcggttcggttaccgaccgaaccgaattaaccataaccgaaccgaaccgaaatatttagacataaccgaaccgaccgaattaattttcataactgATGAACaccgaaccgaattaaaatCGGTTAATTCAGTCGGTGACTGAATTAACcgattagttttaaaaaaaattgtgatttaactttaattatatatgtaatttttcttaaacactACAATCTATACAagtgcataaaaacataaaatcacacacatcacaaatgtataagttttgtttgaacacaattaataaatattatatcgattttaaattttaaaattaaaaaatatataaaatttgataaataataaaaatttattacataataatatttattatatcggttaattcggttaaccgatttcaaaattttgaaaaccgtaaccgaaccgaattaaccgatataaccaaatttttttaatttgaaaaccgaatttccgaaataaccgaaccaaatttttgaattggctcggttcggtcggttaattcggtttaacCGAAATTTCGCTCACCCCTATATACCATGTTGTAGATGAtcgattgttttttttaatggcTGAACATTCTTCCATATAATAAATTGAACATTTTACCTCTTTGACCCCTATATACCATGTTGTAGATGAtcgattgttttttttaatggcTGAACATTCTTCCATATAATAAATTGAACAGTTTACCTCTTTGACTGGAATGTCATCGGATTGTATCACTATCCACCGAGTTTTATAGACTTCTCCTCACATTCCAACTACACAGTCGCAACAAATAGTTTCTAACGTAGATTCCTTCAACATCACATAGCACAACCATGTTTCGTTTTCAACCTCAAGACGTATAGTAAAAAAGTTCAATTTGAAAACAATACACGAGAATGACAGTAAGGCTgtctttttattcaaacatacaaattattattacatagtaacctcTTGTAGAGGAGAAGAAACTTGTTTAACTACTTATAACAGCTAGAATACGACACATTTAGAGAaagaaatattacaatttatttgaaagaaaacgcAGAAGTTGAATGATGAGGTTGAAAGATGCTTTCATCTTGGTATTTTTAGATGTCCAGGTGGATTCAAAATGTGGACTTcaaattttttgtattattctGCCAATTGTGCCGACGACATCTTGTG
The Primulina tabacum isolate GXHZ01 chromosome 9, ASM2559414v2, whole genome shotgun sequence DNA segment above includes these coding regions:
- the LOC142556371 gene encoding uncharacterized protein LOC142556371, giving the protein MASIPKTAVSPAHDFIRSTRSSQHPIICSVHLRYRTPASAIVFSSSNLSMRFDHPIRSPSLIVKCSRIDGNGSSAEKTSLHDLYEKEGQSPWYDNLCRPVTDLIPFIQIGVRGVTSNPAIFQKAISTSSAYNDQFSELVRSGKDIESAYWELVVKDIQDACKLFESIYDQTDGGDGYVSVEVSPRLADDSENTIEAAKWLHRWVDRPNVYIKIPATASCIPSIKEVIARGISVNVTLIFSLARYEAVIDAYLDGLEASGLSDLSRVTSVASFFVSRVDTLVDKMLEKIGTPEALDLRGKAANAQATLAYQLYQKKFSGTRWDSLVKKGAKKQRLLWASTSVKNPAYPDTLYVAPLIGPDTVSTMPDQALQAFIHHGSVARTIDSKVSEAEGIYGALEKLGIDWGYVGSQLELEGVDAFKKSFDSLLDILQEKANSLKLVGL